A portion of the Lolium rigidum isolate FL_2022 chromosome 1, APGP_CSIRO_Lrig_0.1, whole genome shotgun sequence genome contains these proteins:
- the LOC124683394 gene encoding uncharacterized protein LOC124683394 produces MASLPITWWRVFFPRLQITGLHLPALCLQLAMSGSNVPDTDIFRGSQSSRLIARSMRKEELKLDFQTSERVEATAPETKTNMHGYNVVRERSTDVNKLKPKMGVAAAKKSTKRKSLTTRTESSNPVSNRDSEEPTGD; encoded by the exons ATGGCATCCTTGCCAATTACATGGTGGCGTGTCTTCTTCCCCAGACTGCAAATTACTGGTTTACATTTACCTGCATTATGCTTGCAGCTTGCCATGAGTGGATCCAATGTCCCTGACACT GATATTTTTAGGGGATCTCAGTCAAGTAGGTTAATTGCCCGTTCGATGAGGAAGGAAGAGTTAAAGCTCGACTTTCAAACTTCTGAAAGGGTggaggcaacagcgccagaaactaAAACTAATATGCATGGTTATAATGTCGTGCGTGAGAGATCAACTGATGTTAACAAATTAAAGCCAAAGATGGGTGTAGCTGCTGCCAAGAAATCCACAAAAAG AAAGTCATTAACGACGCGTACCGAGTCGAGTAATCCAGTGTCAAATAGAGACTCAGAGGAACCCACTGGTGACTGA